Proteins from one Ricinus communis isolate WT05 ecotype wild-type chromosome 9, ASM1957865v1, whole genome shotgun sequence genomic window:
- the LOC8280879 gene encoding pentatricopeptide repeat-containing protein At3g22670, mitochondrial, which translates to MPQKHQIHKLYQIFSSPKTLKSNPSLSKSLPIPLTTPHSADSPDSPESPDLPTWLHSNKKPEFPDGDFVIPSLADWVEHHNLGDIKEVGNHLLFHAQVSDIDRVSEILKKHYPCTDSVVQALNDCGVNPTNNLISQLLNRFCNDWVPALGLFTWAKHQTGYVHPPDLYDLMVDILGRRKKFSFMWELVKEMENLEGYVSLVTMKKVMRRLARAGNFQDAVEAFRGIEKLGVRKDIEALNVLMDALVKEGSVEHAYSAFMEFKDSIHVDFQSFNILLHGYCKARKLDDARKIMDEMDKQGFQPNVVSYTCFIELYCKLKDFRNVEAIFSEMQEKSCKPNVITYTIFMHALGKAKQVNKALEVYEMMKSNCCVPDASFYSSLIFVLTQSGRLKDAWDVFEDMKKQGVSPDLLTYNTMITSACTHLEEENALKLLRRMEEDSCKPDIQTYAPLLKMCCRKKRIKVLKFLLNHMFKNNISIDLGTYVLLVGGLCKSGKLELACSFFEEMVMKGLIPRDRTYKMLVEELEQNNLTEAKEKIQKLMFQTEDQTAI; encoded by the coding sequence ATGCCACAGAAACATCAAATTCACAAactttatcaaatattttcctCTCCAAAAACTCTCAAATCGAATCCCTCCTTATCCAAATCCCTACCTATACCTCTCACTACTCCTCACTCGGCCGATTCACCAGACTCACCCGAGTCACCCGATCTCCCAACTTGGCTCCATAGCAACAAAAAGCCAGAATTCCCAGATGGGGATTTTGTCATTCCTTCACTCGCTGACTGGGTTGAGCATCACAACCTTGGGGACATCAAAGAAGTTGGCAATCACTTGCTGTTTCATGCACAAGTTAGTGACATTGATAGAGTGAgcgaaatattaaaaaaacactACCCATGTACGGATAGTGTTGTTCAGGCGTTAAATGATTGTGGTGTTAATCCAacaaataatttgatttcacAGCTTTTGAATAGGTTTTGCAATGACTGGGTTCCGGCATTGGGACTTTTCACCTGGGCAAAACACCAAACAGGTTATGTGCATCCACCAGATTTATATGATTTGATGGTTGATATATTAGGGAGGCGAAAGAAGTTTAGTTTTATGTGGGAATTAGTTAAGGAGATGGAGAATTTAGAAGGGTATGTTTCATTGGTTACTATGAAAAAGGTTATGAGACGGCTTGCTAGAGCTGGCAATTTCCAAGATGCTGTCGAGGCATTTAGAGGAATTGAAAAACTTGGTGTACGTAAGGACATAGAGGCATTAAATGTACTAATGGATGCATTGGTTAAAGAGGGAAGTGTTGAGCATGCTTATTCTGCTTTTATGGAGTTTAAGGATTCTATACACGTCGATTTTCagagttttaatattttattacatgGATATTGTAAAGCAAGGAAGTTGGATGATGCAAGAAAGATTATGGATGAAATGGATAAACAAGGGTTTCAGCCTAATGTGGTTTCATACACTTGTTTCATCGAATTGTACTGTAAATTGAAAGATTTTCGAAATGTGGAGGCAATTTTTAGTGAGATGCAAGAAAAGAGTTGCAAGCCTAATGTGATTacttatactatttttatgcATGCTTTAGGGAAAGCAAAGCAAGTAAATAAAGCCTTGGAGGTTTATGAGATGATGAAAAGCAATTGTTGTGTGCCTGATGCTTCATTTTATAGTTCTTTGATTTTTGTCTTAACTCAATCTGGAAGGCTTAAGGATGCCTGGGATGTTTTCGAGGACATGAAAAAGCAAGGAGTTAGTCCAGATCTGCTGACCTATAATACCATGATTACTTCTGCTTGTACTCATTTGGAAGAGGAGAATGCGCTGAAGTTGCTTAGAAGAATGGAGGAGGATTCGTGCAAACCAGATATACAGACATATGCTCCTTTATTGAAGATGTGCTGTaggaagaagagaattaaGGTGCTCAAGTTTCTGTTGAATCACATGTTTAAGAACAATATCAGTATTGATCTTGGTACATATGTTCTTTTGGTGGGTGGACTTTGTAAGAGTGGAAAGCTTGAACTTGCTTGCTCATTCTTTGAAGAAATGGTAATGAAAGGGTTGATTCCTAGAGATCGCACTTACAAGATGTTGGTGGAGGAACTTGAGCAAAATAATTTGACAGAAGCTAAGGAAAAGATTCAGAAGCTGATGTTCCAGACGGAAGATCAAACAGCAATATAG
- the LOC8280878 gene encoding protein RDM1 has translation MKRTMPWNEQIDVISSDESTSSDGDMETDVVLDGHKPSPRITISQSLKEITSEDVLIRRAEMYQDYMRQLPIPVHHGSVIPFSSWVGLGKSIKQLYGQPLHYLTNILLKQWDQLRFDNGDEQKSLDIVIHPCKAEASVWLVEEIHRCTSSPHYVAKLWLLDPMHHAFVDSIFPPL, from the exons ATGAAGAGGACAATGCCATGGAATGAACAGATTGATGTTATATCATCAGATGAATCTACTTCCTCTGATGGTGATATGGAGACTGATGTTGTACTTGATGGACACAAGCCGTCCCCTAGGATTACCATCAGTCAATCCCTTAAAGAAATTACATCTGAAG ATGTGCTGATCAGAAGAGCTGAAATGTATCAAGATTACATGAGGCAGCTTCCTATTCCTGTGCATCATGGCTCCGTCATTCCATTTTCTTCATGGGTGGGATTAGGGAAATCGATTAAGCAATTATATGGGCAGCCCTTGCATTACCTCACCAACATTCTTCTAAAACAGTGGGATCAACTGAGGTTTGACAATGGAGATGAACAAAAATCCTTGGATATCGTGATTCATCCTTGTAAGGCTGAAGCCTCAGTCTGGCTTGTTGAAGAAATTCACAGGTGTACCTCATCTCCTCACTATGTGGCTAAACTCTGGCTGTTGGACCCCATGCACCATGCTTTTGTCGACTCCATTTTCCCACCACTATGA
- the LOC8280877 gene encoding homocysteine S-methyltransferase 3: MGLENQDMTRSFMSDFLQKCGGYAVIDGGFATELERHGADLNDPLWSAKCLISSPHLVRRVHLDYIDAGANIILTASYQATIQGFEAKGLSTEEAEQLLRRSVEIACEAREIYYDNCTKGSWDLMEDGKMSRHPVLVAASIGSYGAYLADGSEYSGDYGDAVSIQTLKDFHRRRLQILAKSGADLIAFETIPNKLEAKAYAELLEEEGINIPAWFSFNSKDGINVVSGDSILECASIADSSKQVVAVGINCTPPRFIHGLILSMREATSKPIVIYPNSGETYDAALKQWVKSCGPSDEDFVSYIGKWREAGASLFGGCCRTTPNTIRAICRNISNKSSPPLISNRDVN; encoded by the exons ATGGGATTGGAAAACCAGGACATGACTCGTTCGTTTATGTCTGATTTCCTCCAAAAGTGCGGTGGCTACGCCGTCATCGACGGCGGCTTTGCCACTGAACTTGAACGACATGGTGCTGACCTCAACGACCCTCTTTGGAGTGCTAAATGCCTTATTAGTTCTCCTCACCTTGTTAGAAGG GTACACTTAGATTATATTGATGCTGGCGCAAATATCATATTGACAGCATCTTATCAG GCTACTATTCAGGGTTTTGAGGCCAAGGGATTGTCTACCGAAGAAGCAGAACAATTACTTAGAAGAAGTGTTGAGATTGCATGTGAAGCAAGGGAAATTTACTATGACAATTGCACGAAAGGTTCTTGGGATCTTATGGAAGATGGAAAGATGTCTAGGCATCCAGTTCTGGTTGCTGCTTCCATTGGCAGTTATGGAGCTTATTTGGCTGATGGATCCGAGTATAG TGGAGACTATGGCGATGCAGTTTCTATCCAGACGTTGAAGGATTTTCATAGGCGAAGGTTACAAATCTTAGCCAAGTCAGGTGCTGATTTGATTGCATTTGAGACTATTCCAAATAAGCTTGAAGCAAAG GCATATGCTGAGCTGCTTGAAGAGGAAGGAATAAATATTCCAGCATGGTTTTCCTTCAATTCCAAGGATGGAATTAATGTAGTTAGTGGCGATTCTATCCTGGAATGTGCTTCCATTGCAGATTCTAGCAAGCAAGTTGTTGCTGTTGGAATTAACTGTACCCCTCCTAGATTTATCCATGGACTTATTCTTTCTATGAGAGAG GCTACAAGTAAACCGATAGTCATATATCCGAATAGCGGTGAGACTTACGATGCTGCACTCAAGCAGTGGGTG AAATCATGTGGACCATCGGATGAAGATTTTGTTTCATACATAGGCAAGTGGCGCGAGGCTGGAGCTTCTCTTTTTGGTGGCTGCTGCAGGACAACTCCAAATACTATTAGAGCTATATGCAGGAACATCTCTAATAAATCTTCACCTCCTTTAATTTCTAATCGAGATGTAAATTAG
- the LOC8280876 gene encoding pentatricopeptide repeat-containing protein At2g22410, mitochondrial produces MKPFLFLSSPKSLVLKLLSSTTFKHQIVLYHNSVKPFSSTKTTRWNSTTNVIVTHPVLLIMESCTCMIQLKQIQAHMIITGLITHTFPVSRVLAFCALADTGDIRHAHLLFNQIEYPNTYIWNTMIRGFSNAKMPVMGLSFFWQMVRERVEMDTRSFVFALKASEQFLTALEGESIHCAIWKIGFPCALLVQNGLIHFYSVHGCLVLARKVFDETPARDVVSWTSMIDGYSTHDYYTDALKLFDSMLLSDVEPNEVTMISVLSACSQKGDLSLGKSIHEYVRRKNLNLSVNLMNAILDMYVKCGCLVAAREIFDSMGTKDVFSWTSMVNGYAKTGELEIARKFFDDMPKRNVVSWNAMIAGYSQNNQPKKAIVLFHHMVGEGLIPIENTLVCVLSACGQLGYLDLGRLIHMYHIERKQKGTSVIIANALIDMYAKCGVIDAAARVFNGMPGRDLVSWNSMIAACASHGHAKQALLMFGQMIHEGFKPDDITFVGVLSACDHGGLVTKGREYFQEMEGKFGIKPKAEHYACMIDLLGRVGLLQEASALITEMPMKPNVAAWGALLNACKMHGNVELAEIAARELLDLDPGDSGIYVSLAITCANGKRWGDVRMIRSMMRERQVKKIPGHSLIEVEGQFHEFLASDKSHPLSEDIYKTLHGIYSLSKLVDYVPKTSGMIHLFLFSENCSTSYA; encoded by the coding sequence ATGAAAccatttctatttctttcttctccaaaATCTTTAGTCCTTAAGTTACTGTCTTCAACAACTTTCAAGCACCAAATTGTCTTGTATCACAATTCTGTTAAGCCATTCTCATCAACCAAAACAACCAGATGGAACTCAACGACCAATGTCATTGTCACGCACCCAGTTCTGTTGATAATGGAGTCATGCACTTGCATGATTCAATTAAAGCAAATCCAAGCCCACATGATCATAACAGGTCTCATTACTCACACATTCCCTGTAAGCCGTGTGTTAGCCTTTTGTGCTCTGGCTGACACTGGAGATATAAGGCATGcccatttattatttaatcagaTTGAATACCCAAATACTTATATATGGAATACAATGATCAGAGGTTTCTCTAATGCCAAAATGCCTGTTATGGGGCTCTCCTTCTTTTGGCAAATGGTTCGAGAACGTGTTGAAATGGACACTAGGAGCTTTGTTTTCGCGCTAAAAGCGTCCGAGCAGTTTTTAACAGCCCTAGAAGGGGAATCAATTCATTGTGCAATTTGGAAAATAGGTTTTCCTTGTGCTTTGTTAGTTCAAAATGGGTTGATTCATTTTTATAGTGTGCATGGTTGTTTGGTTTTAGCTCGTAAAGTGTTTGATGAAACTCCTGCGAGGGATGTTGTTTCTTGGACTTCAATGATTGATGGTTATTCTACGCATGATTATTATACTGACGCTTTGAAGCTTTTTGATTCCATGTTGTTGAGTGATGTTGAGCCAAATGAAGTTACTATGATCTCTGTGCTTTCAGCTTGCTCTCAGAAAGGGGATTTGAGTTTGGGGAAAAGTATCCATGAATATGtaagaagaaagaatttgAATCTTAGCGTGAACTTGATGAATGCAATTTTGGATATGTATGTGAAATGTGGTTGCTTGGTGGCTGCTAGAGAGATTTTCGACAGCATGGGAACTAAAGATGTGTTCTCGTGGACTAGCATGGTTAACGGGTATGCTAAAACTGGGGAACTAGAGATAGCAAGAAAATTTTTTGATGACATGCCAAAGAGAAATGTGGTTTCTTGGAATGCCATGATTGCCGGTTACTCTCAGAATAATCAACCAAAAAAAGCTATAGTATTGTTTCATCATATGGTGGGAGAAGGTTTGATCCCAATTGAGAATACATTGGTGTGCGTGCTCTCTGCTTGTGGTCAGTTGGGGTATTTGGACTTGGGTCGGTTGATTCATATGTACCACATTGAGAGAAAACAGAAAGGAACTAGTGTGATTATAGCAAATGCATTGATAGACATGTATGCTAAATGTGGAGTAATAGATGCTGCTGCTAGAGTTTTTAACGGAATGCCAGGGAGAGATTTGGTCTCTTGGAATTCTATGATTGCTGCTTGTGCTAGTCACGGGCATGCCAAGCAAGCTCTTCTTATGTTTGGGCAAATGATACATGAGGGTTTTAAGCCAGATGATATTACATTTGTGGGTGTCTTGTCAGCTTGCGATCATGGTGGGCTAGTTACTAAAGGCAGAGAATATTTCCAAGAGATGGAAGGAAAATTTGGTATCAAGCCCAAGGCAGAACACTATGCTTGTATGATTGATTTACTTGGTCGAGTTGGACTCCTACAAGAAGCTTCTGCCTTAATAACCGAGATGCCAATGAAGCCAAATGTGGCTGCTTGGGGTGCTCTTCTTAATGCATGTAAGATGCATGGAAATGTCGAACTAGCTGAAATTGCTGCTAGGGAACTTTTAGACTTGGATCCTGGGGATAGTGGCATATACGTTTCCTTAGCAATAACTTGCGCCAATGGTAAAAGGTGGGGCGATGTAAGGATGATCAGAAGCATGATGAGGGAGAGGCAGGTTAAGAAGATTCCTGGCCATAGCTTGATAGAGGTTGAGGGCCAATTTCATGAATTTTTGGCCAGTGACAAGTCACACCCGCTATCTGAAGATATTTACAAAACATTACATGGAATATATTCATTATCGAAATTAGTAGATTATGTACCAAAGACTTCTGGAATGATTCACTTGTTTCTGTTTTCAGAAAATTGCTCAACATCTTATGCATAA
- the LOC8280875 gene encoding serine/threonine-protein kinase STY13, whose product MDSTRRSDDTEGIMAEKKSENTDGSVLSKVNLRGTGSVSSKDMIFRADKIDLKSLDIQLEKHLSRVWSRNINTQRPKEEWEIDLSKLDIKHAVAHGTFGTVYRGTYDNQDVAVKLLDWGDDSTAATAGTAALRASFRQEVAVWHKLDHPNVTRFIGASMGTSNLKIPSKNPSEDQTSFPSRACCVVVEYLAGGTLKQYLIRNRRKKLAFKIVIQLALDLSRGLSYLHSKKIVHRDVKTENMLLDAHRTLKIADFGVARVEAQNPSDMTGETGTLGYMAPEVLDGKPYNRRCDVYSFGICLWEIYCCDMPYPDLSFVDVSTAVVRQNLRPEIPRCCPSSLANIMRKCWDANAEKRPEMAEVVRMLEAIDTSKGGGMIPDDQATGCFCFAPARGP is encoded by the exons ATGGATTCAACAAGAAGAAGTGATGATACCGAGGGAATTATGGCGGAGAAGAAATCTGAAAATACAGATGGGAGTGTTCTTTCAAAGGTGAATTTGAGAGGTACTGGAAGTGTTAGTAGCAAAGATATGATTTTTCGCGCTGACAAAATCGATCTTAAGAGCTTGGATATACAGCTGGAAAAGCACCTTAGCAGGGTTTGGTCAAGGAATATTAACACGCAGAGACCTAAAGAAGAGTGGGAGATTGATCTGTCCAAATTGGATATAAAACATGCTGTTGCCCATGGAACATTTGGCACGGTTTATCGCGGTACTTATGATAACCAAGATGTTGCAG TGAAGCTATTGGACTGGGGAGATGATAGTACTGCTGCCACTGCTGGAACTGCTGCTCTGCGCGCATCATTTCGACAAGAGGTTGCTGTTTGGCACAAACTTGACCATCCTAATGTTACAAGG TTTATTGGAGCATCAATGGGAACGTCAAATCTCAAGATTCCTTCAAAAAATCCATCTGAAGATCAGACTTCCTTCCCTTCTAGAGCTTGCTGTGTGGTTGTTGAGTATCTTGCTGGTGGAACACTAAAACAGTACTTAATAAGGAACAGGCGAAAGAAACTCGCTTTTAAGATTGTGATTCAACTTGCTTTGGATCTCTCTAGGGG ACTTAGCTATCTACACTCAAAGAAGATTGTGCATCGTGATGTCAAAACAGAAAATATGTTATTGGATGCTCATAGAACTCTTAAAATTGCTGATTTTGGTGTGGCTCGTGTTGAAGCTCAGAATCCAAGTGACATGACTGGTGAAACGGGTACCCTTGGATATATGGCACCAGAG GTTCTTGATGGGAAACCATATAATAGAAGATGTGATGTCTACAGCTTTGGCATATGCTTATGGGAAATTTATTGTTGTGATATGCCTTACCCTGATTTGAGTTTTGTTGATGTGTCCACTGCTGTCGTTCGACAG AATTTACGACCAGAGATCCCAAGATGCTGTCCAAGTTCTTTAGCAAATATCATGAGAAAATGCTGGGATGCAAATGCAGAAAAACGTCCTGAAATGGCTGAGGTGGTGAGAATGTTAGAAGCCATTGATACAAGCAAGGGAGGAGGGATGATACCTGATGATCAAGCAACCGGCTGTTTTTGTTTCGCCCCTGCCCGTGGTCCCTAA
- the LOC8280874 gene encoding protein tesmin/TSO1-like CXC 3, whose protein sequence is MDTPEKKTQITTPLSKFEDSPVFNYINSLSPIKPVKSIHITQTFQSLSFSSLPSIFTSPHVSSHKESRFLRRHNNSDPRKPELPSQNGNKVGSNEGATLDVAQLYDDNSSELQETFDPVVSIGEVSVEPSSEQVKFAIELPRRLKYDCGSPENDATPCCGPQVDCVSKLTGMSALEVSQKCLPEHEAHLQGMYHTEQKKESMECDWEMISDAADLLIFSSPIDTESFKVLMQKSMGPSKQHDLENPSTQPGETIEPKEMNQTWDNVDANNVPNKEVNNEVETSMQTQAVSNLHRGMRRRCLDFEMVGARRKNLVDGSTSSTSIGGQPDEKIASTDKQLVPVKPGGDSSKCVLPGIGLHLNALAITSKGSKSVKLENLSCGISLASSVASFHSLPTCEELNESLLPLAPERDTDPTEDGVPLVEDVSQASACLVTEEFVHSSPKKKRRKLEGEGEACKRCNCKKSKCLKLYCECFAAGVYCIEPCSCQECFNKPIHEDTVLATRKQIESRNPLAFAPKVIRSSEPVTEIGDEFSKTPASARHKRGCNCKKSNCLKKYCECYQGGVGCSINCRCEGCKNAFGRKDGSAPSETEAEPEEETEGDENNGADKVAQNIEIENNEEQIPNSALPMTPLPLCRPLLQLPFSSKSKPPRSFLGIGSSSGLYTSQKYGKPNILRPEQKFEKQLQTVPDDDMPEVLRGNYTPSTGIKTSPNSKRVSPPQSILGSSPGLRSGRKLILQSIPSFPSLTPQH, encoded by the exons ATGGACACCCCAGAGAAGAAGACCCAGATCACCACTCCTCTTTCTAAATTTGAG GATTCCCCTGTCTTCAACTATATCAACAGTCTTTCTCCTATCAAGCCTGTGAAGTCCATACATATTACTCAGACATTCCAATCTCTTAGTTTTTCATCTCTTCCTTCCATTTTCACTTCTCCCCATGTTAGCTCTCACAAGGAATCGAGGTTCCTAAGAAG gCACAACAACTCAGATCCAAGGAAACCCGAGCTTCCCTCTCAAAATGGGAATAAAGTTGGTAGTAATGAAGGGGCTACCTTGGATGTAGCTCAGCTGTATGATGATAACTCATCTGAACTACAGGAAACTTTTGATCCAGTGGTGTCCATTGGAGAAGTTTCTGTTGAACCTTCCAGTGAACAGGTGAAGTTTGCAATTGAGCTGCCAAGAAGGTTGAAATACGATTGTGGTAGCCCAGAAAACGATGCAACGCCTTGTTGTGGTCCTCAAGTGGATTGTGTGTCAAAATTGACTGGCATGTCTGCATTAGAGGTATCTCAAAAATGTTTACCTGAACATGAAGCACATCTACAGGGGATGTACCATACTGAGCAGAAAAAGGAATCTATGGAGTGTGACTGGGAGATGATATCAGATGCTGCTGACCTATTGATTTTTAGTTCACCAATTGATACAGAGTCTTTCAAGGTGCTCATGCAGAAATCCATGGGTCCTAGTAAACAACATGATTTGGAAAATCCTTCAACTCAACCTGGAGAAACTATTGAGCCAAAGGAAATGAACCAGACATGGGACAACGTTGATGCTAATAACGTTCCAAATAAGGAAGTGAATAATGAGGTGGAAACATCTATGCAAACCCAG GCTGTTTCTAATTTGCATCGTGGCATGCGAAGGCGCTGTCTAGATTTTGAGATGGTTGGAGCTCGTAGGAAAAACTTAGTTGATGGTTCAACTTCAAGTACTTCAATAGGGGGGCAACCAGATGAGAAGATTGCCTCTACAGATAAGCAACTGGTTCCTGTTAAGCCTGGTGGTGATTCTTCAAAATGTGTTTTACCTGGAATAGGTTTGCACTTAAATGCTTTGGCAATAACTTCCAAGGGTAGCAAAAGTGTGAAGCTTGAAAATTTGTCTTGTGGAATAAGTTTGGCCAGCTCTGTTGCTTCCTTTCACTCCCTACCTACTTGCGAAGAACTTAATGAATCATTATTGCCTTTAGCCCCTGAAAGAGACACGGATCCAACTGAAGATGGTGTACCACTTGTAGAAGATGTTTCTCAGGCATCTGCTTGTTTAGTTACTGAAGAGTTCGTTCATAGTAGCCCCAAAAAGAAGAG GCGTAAATTGGAAGGAGAAGGTGAGGCCTGCAAGCGTTGTAACTGTAAGAAATCAAAGTGTTTGAAACT TTACTGTGAATGTTTTGCTGCTGGTGTCTACTGCATAGAACCATGTTCATGTCAAGAATGTTTCAACAAGCCTATTCATGAAGATACTGTTCTTGCAACTCGCAAACAGATCGAGTCTCGCAACCCACTTGCATTTGCTCCAAAAGTGATTAGGAGCTCTGAACCTGTAACTGAAATTGGG GATGAATTCAGCAAAACGCCTGCCTCAGCACGGCATAAAAGAGGATGCAACTGCAAGAAATCCAATTGCCTAAAAAAATACTGCGAATGCTATCAG GGTGGTGTTGGATGCTCCATTAACTGCAGATGCGAAGGGTGCAAGAATGCATTTGGTAGAAAGGATG GATCTGCTCCATCAGAAACAGAAGCTGAACCAGAAGAAGAAACGGAAGGAGATGAAAACAATGGGGCAGACAAAGTCGCACAGAACATTGAAATTGAGAATAACGAAGAGCAAATTCCAAATTCTGCTCTTCCCATGACACCATTACCGCTTTGCAG ACCACTGCTTCAGCTGCCATTTTCATCAAAGAGCAAACCACCAAGATCTTTTCTTGGTATTGGATCATCTTCTGGATTGTATACCAGCCAAAAATATGGCAAACCTAATATTCTCAGACCTGAACAAA